From the genome of Tripterygium wilfordii isolate XIE 37 chromosome 6, ASM1340144v1, whole genome shotgun sequence:
TTCAAGTAACAGTGTCGGCAATGAAAATGATGACGGTGATGGGATCTCTCTCCCGTTGAGTTACAGTAAATTGGTGGAAAGGTAGATGCTTCTCGCCATGATCTGCCCTCATCACAATTGGTTTTATATGAAACTTAGAACCAAAAGTAGGAAGCTCTGTGTGGTATTTGTCTGAACTTCCCATTTTCATATTTCCTTgatcttttcattttttatgcCTCTCACTTATAATTTGCATAAAATAGACTCTCTTACCATGTATTCTTACTATTATAACAAGAATGTAAAAAATCAGTCTTGATACTCACCTTTTGTTTTCTGAAGACAAACTGACTTCCCAAGGAATGgacttttctttttgaaaccAAAACTTCTGCCCCTCTCGGCGTTGATTAAGAAAATTGACTCCTTCCCCAATATTTGGGGAACTTTCTACTGGGACTTTTCACAAAGTGTATCAGGTACTGCCTACATATCGTAATTGGCCTATTCACGAGTTTATTGATGACGTGCAACAGTTTCTCTGTTGAATGAATCTAGTTATAATTGATGCTAACTTGATCACTTAGTTGTTAGAATCAGTAAAAGCAAATGTGAATAACAACCTGAAGTGAAAtccatgttattttcaaaaattttgaggaGTTTTACTAACTCTGTGAAAATTGGTTGCTGTGCTCTTCTCTTCCTATGCAGTGGGACTTGCATTTTGCACTAAATAAATCTTTTCTAAAACTTTCTTTTTGGATGTCTTATCTCATTTTCTTAAATCTGCTATGTCATATTTACATCAGGTATTCTCATATTGAGAAGGATCATTTGGTGAAGCTTCTAAAGCAATTGATAATGTTTACAGCCTCTCCTGGGCATGGCAAGGTTGGAGACAGTGCTCCAAATGCAGCTGATGTTCCTACATTGCTGGGATCTGATTCCTTTTCGCTTCTGAATTGTATGTGAAGCACAATAATTTACTTTACTCAATGCAACTTGTTTGTTAAGGGAAACTATTTGGAAAAAGAAATGAGCAATACACTTCCTATATATGTAAAGTCATCTTGGATAAGAAGGATCTTTGTTTTTTGATCCCTTTCAACTGTTCGTGACACTATATTTTGGAATAAACTATTATATCTTAAGAAATTTGCTTGAATGATTATCCCGAGGCTTAAAAATCACTGCATACCATtcatttattctctctctctctctctctatatatatatatatatttatagagagagagagaatatatatatatagagagagagagatgttcAAACAAGGGGAATAAAGAATGCAGCTGTGCTTTAATGATAGGTCATGGTTTGAACATTTTACTTCTTTAATGGTATAAGAGTACTTTTGTGGCAATAGCCTGGATGAGATCTCCTCAATATTGATGAGTGATGTTTTTAACTGACTGACAGCTGCAAAAATCCATAGTAATAGCCATAGAGCATGCCAAGTAAGAATATTCTGGAAAATTTATTAAGCCTCTATTTCTGTcaactgctcttcatgttattACCCCAAATTACTTAGGTTATGAGCATCTATTTGTTTTTCTATACTAGGAGGttccctaacatttttattcttgttcttcaatatttatttatttccctTTGAAgtcctttatttctttttttctcaggTGATAGGAGGGTGGAGAATAAGCGAGTTAAGCCTCTACCTGCATACATGCGGTGGCCTCATATGCAGGCCGATCAAGTGCGTGGGCTTTCTTTGAGAGAAATTGGAGGTGGTTTTACGAAGCATCGTCGTGCACCATCTATTCGTTCTGCATGTTATGCCATTGCTAAACCGTCGACGATGTTCCAAAGGATGCAGAATATGAAGAAATTACGAGGGCACCGAGATTCCGTCTATTGTGGTATAGTTTTTTCATCTAGTTTGAAGTTGACAggcgattttttttttggaattagACAATGCCTACAAATTATGAGTGGATGTTAGAAGCATGCTGTTGCTTTAATTGGTACATGGTtgatttagtatttttttccctttagtATACTTCAATGACACAAATATATCTTTGTGGGGCTTGCTGTAGATTATTCTCTTGAACAGAATACcacatttaattaatttttgaaagtaaaaaataagtaaATGCATATGATGGCTCTTATGTGTTGGGAAATGTTGACTAGGGTTGGTCGAAAATTATGTAAAACCTTTTTATTTCGGAGGCAATTCACCTGGTAGAAAGTAGAAAATGTCTTACTTGGTATTCTCAAGAGTAAGAGTTAAATTCGTGTACTTTTAAACTCAATGTTAAATAACTGTTTAATTcgttttttaaaatcaaaatacaGTTTTTTTTAGCGTATCATGTACTTTTATTATCTTAAGGATTGTGATATCACAGATATCAATTGCTTTTAAGATGGCATGTGTTTGTGATTTTTGGGCTTATGGGGTAAAGAAAGCGGTGAAAGTTCTTTAGTCCTCTTCCATTCCCCCATAAGGTAACTTTTATTCCTACTTTGGGCTCTTGGGAGCAAACATTACACATGTTGAACATCGAGCTTGAGACACGTCATGGTTAAAGGTGGGCACAATGAGTAAGAGAAAAGAATGATTGAGCTTTTGGGGGGATGTCTATTACCTCATGGTGGTTATTAATTGTAGCATTTTGTAGGTTTTTTAGGGATGTGCTTGAGACTTGAGTTTCAAAGATTTGGATTTATGGGATTTAACTTGTGAAAACCAGTTATGGATGAATGTACgatccatgatagaaataaATGTAGAAAACGAGTACACGTGGTGGATTGCCGTTGATGttttcataaactcatgtagttaaccccaaacttttgggataactTGTGAAAACCAGATCTGATTGTGCATGGAAAATGCACACAGATGCAGTAGATGGAGCAAGACCAATGTTTTTCACAGCATTGCACCTTGACTCATTTGGCTTACTATCGTTGGCATCTTAACTAGGTTTAGAATTGAATATACAATCTTAAAGAAAGCCGCTAGACTAGTGACATTTTTGTGAACGTTTTGTCAATTAGAAAGCTCTTTTTATGTAtgttaccatatatatataagagcgGCTAAGAAAGAGAGTTTTTCTGATATTCCATGGATAGAAATTCCTGATACTAGTAAATGGACTATAAATCAATCTTTCACGTTCAAAACCCGGATAATGCAACTATAGATCCTTTATAATCTATAGTCTATTCTCTCATAGGCCATCATCAGGGCCCACACCAGCAAGTGAAAAGTTTCAAGATATCATTGACAGCTAATAACTAAAGGAAACCTAAATatgcaaaattaaaaatattagtcTAAATGAATATTCCCGAAATTACCTGAAAGATGACCATgttgaagaaaattttagaaGTTCATCAAAATTGTAATTTATGATGTTTGAATACCATTTGATTTCTATGttaagtatttttatttttatgttatacTCTATCTTGTTTACTTTACTGTTTTCGATCTCGGTGCACTTTTTTAGTTTTATACTTCCTTCTTGGGATTTGTTAGATGAATGATTACACATAATAGATCTTGAAGGATTCTATATTGTGCTTCTTCAGCTATATTTGATCGCACAGGGAGATATGTAATTACTGGTTCAGATGATCGTCTTGTTAAGATTTGGTCAATGGAAACGGCTTACTGCTTAACCAGTTGTCGTGGACATGAAGTGAGTTTGAATTGCTTATATTGTTCTAATGCCAgtatatattttaattcatatCCTGCATAACTTGTTTGCCCTTTTCGTTATATGGACTTCAGGGTGACATTACTGACTTGGCCGTTAGTTCTAACAATCTTTTGGTGGCTTCTGCTTCAAATGATTTTGTCATTCGAGTTGTGAGAACATCTGACCTCAACTTCTATATATGCCTGTATTTAATCCTTCGATGACAGGGATTTTCTTTGTGGTATATTGCAGTGGCGAATACCAGATGGAGCACAAATTTCGGTTTTACGTGGGCATACTGGATCTGTTACTGCCATTGCGTTTAGTCCCAGGCCTACCTCTGTCTACCAGCTTTTATCGTGAGCCCTACCCTTTTGTTGCTCCTGTATAGTTATTTTCTATTTCAGCTGCCAATGACCGACTTAAGTCTATTTGGACCTTGTTCCTGTTTGATTTTCAGCTAATTATCATTACTCTTTTGATCCTTTAAAGTGTATTTTTCTAATGTGTTGCATGTCTAGAAGGCAGCGACTATGGATTGCAGAAAATTCTTTTGTTGTAAACTTATAATTCTTTTGGCATTCTCTGTTACTTCATTAATGTGTAGGTCATCAGATGATGGAACTTGTCGAATCTGGGATGTAAGGTCTTCCCAATGCAGTCCACTCATTTACCTACCAAACCCTAGCGCTGCTATTGGTTAGATGATTGTTTCTATATTGTTTCTCGATTGCTAACTGCATTACCAGTGATATCGCGAATTAGTGCTGAGAAGTTTCGTACAGGTAAGAGCAATGGCTCATCTATCCATGGATCCTTATTCAGTAATGGTTTACAGAGCCACCAAATTCTCTGCTGTGCTTATAATGCCAATGGAACTTTTTTTGTCACCGGAAGCTCTGACACGTATGCAAGAGTGAGTATAGACATGGGATATCTTCAAAATTTGCATGATTCGTCAGTTATTCTCTTGCTTTCTGTGGCTAGAGCTTTTATGTGTGACATCTTTACGAAGAATTAGGTATTTCCAGGTCTGGAGTGCTTGTAAACTTAATGTTGAGGACTCGGAACAACCCATTCATGAGTTAGATTTACTATCTGGCCATGAAAATGATGTCAATTATGTGCAATTTAGGTTAGTAAGTCCTTTTTTGTTGATGGTGTCTTTTTGCTGAATCTTGTCTGACTAAACTGCTTCACTTCTGCAGCGGTTGTGCAGTGCCCACAAGATCATCAACTTCTGACATTGTGAAGGAGAACATTCCAAAGTTCAAAAATTCCTGGTCTGTTCATTGTTTGTAGAGTGTTAGGTTCAGCGTGTATTCTTCATTCAATCTGCtcgcaatttttttatttttcgtatTTAATAGCACAGCATGTTGCATGCTTCTTGTCTGATAGTTATTCCTTGAATCGAATTGTCCTTAGGTTCTGTCATGACAACATAGTTACCTGTTCTCGTGATGGTAGTGCAATAATCTGGATTCCAAGATCACGTAGATCCCATGTGAGTCCTATTCTATTTGTTTATGTTGACATTTTGGACCTTGGGGGAGCCCCTTACATGAGCCTATAATTGGGAGGCAAGGGGATGGGTGGCCCATTCTTTCTCAAAAGTCATGGCTCATGAGTTGGATCCAAACACTCACCTTATAAGCCACTCACCATctccatattttttttcaatatgggATTCTTGTGTGGGTTCCAACAGTTTACAATGGAAGTGATTGTCGATAATGCTTTCTTTTGAGGATAAGTGTTCCCTTGAGTTCATCTGTTCATTGTTTTAGGGAAAAATTGGACGCTGGGTACGTGCTTATCATCTAAGAGTTCCACCTCCACCGTTGCCTCCTCAACCTCTTCGAGGAGGGCCGCGCCAGAGATTACTTCCAACACCTCGGGGTGTCAATATGATCATATGGAGCCTGGATAATCATTTTGTTCTTGCAGCTATAATGGGTAAAATAATTGCTATTGGTTTGTGCTTATGTGCTTAAAAAGTTAGTTTAAAGATAGAATGTTTCTAGTCCTAAGATAAAatgtttattagtgttttttCGTCAACTGTTAAGTCAAAAACTGATGGTATATCTTGACTGCCACGGATGCTTACAGAAATTAATTCTTTGTCTAATGATTTATGTAGGGCCAAAACTTgttatttgaaaattaaatggcttcctttttcttttctgttcttttcttttttccctctcttttacTTTATTATTCGTTCTTGTTTGTGGCCCTTCATCAAAGCAACTGATATTTAATTTCTGCAGTTGGGCCACCTCTAGGACATAATCATGAAGTAATTTGTTAATCTGCCTCTAATTCTATATTGGCAAAAGGAAGTAAACATTAACAGTGTCTGCCATAATTCTGCACCATATGTGATAGATGGCATTCGGGTTCTCTAATAGTGTGGGCTGGGGTTTATGGGATATGGGAGATTATTACCCCAATTTTATTGCCAGGCCAGCGGCTTCCTGATAAACCAAGTAACTTTTTCTTGATAGTTAGTTTTATGATGCAACGTTCTAGAATCTACTACCTGCTTCACCAGTCCAACTTCCCCTCTAACATTATGGGAATGGTTCTTCAAAGACTGACTGCATTTGTATTTAAAGGTCTTTTTTAACCGCCCTCTGGTAAGACACCCAATGTGCTTCAGCCAATTAAGGGAAACAATAAAGCGAAAAACTCGTGCTAAGTGCCTGgtgctttgaatttttttaagagTAGTAGGCTTGTACCTCTTCAGGAAAAAGGGCTGAGGCTTTTTTTTTGtggggggggggtggggggggggagCTCATGGCTGAAGTGATACTTGATTTGAACTTTTTTCGTAACATCTGAGTGTAATGGTTCTTAGACTTTAAAATCCCCATAAGAGAAACACCAAGCATGTGTGGAAATGTTAATGTTGTTGCTAATTTGGATCTGTTACTATTATAGCTCATCGAGAAAAAATGTATCCAAAGTTTTATCTCGATCTACAACCCTGAGTTGACTTTATAAAGACAAAAGGTTGGATACAAATTCTTCTCTTTTGAGAACTTCATCCTTGGATAATCTTTCAGTCAAATTGGTGGTTGTATCTTTCAGGATGTTGGCTTTATagttttctttacttttcttccCTCATATCCTATTATTGGTTGCAGATTGCAGAATATGCGTTTGGAATGCTGTTGATGGTAGCTTAGTTCATTCCCTGACTGGTCACACTCAATCTGTAAGCAGTTTCAAGACTTTTGCTCTATGTATTGTTTTCTCTGTACTTGATGGTTGTCAATATTTTGGGTCAGAAATCTGTGTAGTTAAATTCAACACAATACGATTTTTGACGAAATTGATGATCCAATAGCCAAGGTCCAGTTCTCGTTCATTAACTGATTATAATTGGATAGAAAAAGCTTCAACACTGAATCTGGCAATTAACTAATTATAACTGATTATCTTTGTGTATTTCATTTCATTCTATTCATTAGAATCATATTTTGTTGTTATATATCATGTTACGTGCACTTTCTTTTAGGTTAAGGATATTGCGACAGAAAACttagaaaaatgaaattatcaTCTCACAAATATTGTATTTGAGTTCAAGTTTGGAACAAGTTGATGGATTCAAATTCTATATCTGATTCttatgaaatttgaatttgaatttcagtttttgaatttgaatcaAATTTGAAATTCTATATTTCAGTTTTAATAATATGATTTGGGTTTTGATATTTTCCAATTTCTTAATGTAAATATAGCTGACTAATGAACCAAATTGCAAATATGTACGGGTTCAACGTTAGTGATGTCATGATCATTACCATATCATATCTAACCTAAAAGCTGGAAAAATAAGTGAAAATATATTACTAATATATATGCTGATATACATATAGGAGGTTAAAGAgtatcaaataaaataatttatgattgAATATTCTAATCACTTGTATGGATGTCTGTCAATATATGAACTGCTATCCTAAGCTTGTTTTTGCTCATGAATAAGATAAACTGGTTTTCAGGGTGACATTGGGATGTTGGGAACTTGTTGAAAATATATCGCGTGttcttattttaatattatgccATAGGTCAGGTGGTCAAATGCCTTTTAATATGGATTTCATTTTTAAACTCTTGTAAGAATCGTCTTGCTGTCTTGGTTACCAATTGGGATCCCTAGATATATAGCTCTTTATGCATGGTGACATTAATTTATTTGTGCTACTTGTGCTGCTCCAGCGGGATTAAAATTTTGTCCTTGTTTTGCTTTAATGTCTTACTGATATTTTGTTTGAGTTCTTGGCAGTCTTATGTTTTAGATGTTCATCCTTTCAATCCTCGGATAGCCATGAGTGCTGGCTATGATGGGAAAACCATAGTTTGGGATGTAagcttttgtttctctttaagTATTTCATGCTGAATGGctgatatttttatttcatttccaACTGTTTTTTAGCACTTTAATTTGCTTTATTTCCAGATATGGGAGGGCTCTCCTATCAGGACATATGAAGTTGGGCCCTACAAGTTGGTTGATGGGAAGTTTTCTCCGTAAGTGGAATGTTGAATATCTTATGATTGGATcctgtgttttcttttcttacttTAACAAGTAATTCATGACGTGTGATATTTGTGCATTTAATAGTTGTTATTCTTTAGACCTATTATGGTAGCACTCTTAGGGTTAGTAACTTGTCATTTTAGTTGAAGCAGATGGGCCATAAAGCTAGTCATGCACTAATACTTGACTTAATAATAATATAGGTTAAAGGCGGATACCGAATATGTCTCTGCCAGCATTCAAGGAGTCATATGAGCATTTAAGAGTGTTTGGTATCTGTTAGATTAATAGTTAAATAACGgattctttcatttttcatttgccTTAACTTCTGGAATACATGGTGTTTCACATGTTACAGGGGCCCATGGTCACTGCCAAGTCCTGAGTTCAGCATTTAACAGCTCCCAATTAAAATAAATTGTCAGTTGTTGAGCCTCTCAATTTAAGTGCAAGTTCAGCCCACATCTGAGGCTCAGTGTTAGAATAAATAGTTATCTTAGACAAGTAACATATTCACTACTAGCTTATTGTTAGGTCTCTCAATTTAAGAGCAAGTTCAGCACACACTTGAGGCAGAGTGTTAGAATAAATAGTGATCTTAGACCAGTTCATATTCACTACTTGCTCCATGTTCTCTAATTTGcttctgagttttttttttgatccaTTGGCCTTGGAAAAGTGCTATTGCGAGACTTGCTCTAGAGAAGTACATTGAGTTAAATATACGGAAATTTCCCTCTTAGTTCTGGCCTCATATGGTGTAGATAGTAATAAAGCCTGGTCTTCATTCCTTGAACAGCACCAGCCTTATGATTCCTGCCTTTTGCAATAattgaatatttattaaatgttttgtgtttgtgtCGAGCAAATCGCTGATAAATCAAACCTTAGCTTTGCTTTGTTCAGCTGCATCTTGTAATTTTTTATCTAAGAACCATTTTGAGAAATCATCTCTTTTTATTTGAGGGCTATTGTAAGAGCATTTTTATTTGGGTGGACAGAGCTTGATTTTGATCCTGGCACTATACAACATGGACTCACCTAATTTAGTGGAATGTTTATTAATCCATATAATTGGTTTATTTTAATAGGATAATTATCAATATTGGGAAAGATTTATTGGAGGGAGTGTTTTTATTCTTGCTCAATTTCGACCAGAAATCATTGAGCTGTTGCGATATTTCCCCTGAATGTTGTATCATTCAATGCTTGGATCCATTAGCAGTTGAACCTTTGGTTGTTAATGATAcagaattaatttattatgtgaCGATCTAATTTGTCTTGGCTATGTGTTCTCTGGATGATGCTTTTTATTCCTGTTTTGGTTCTCTCATCCTCTTTTTTGTCTGCAAAATTTTAATTGATCTTTCAAAGTTGGGTAATTTGATGTCTCCCAGAATTCCCAACCTGCAAACTTTTATATGGATTCTTGACATGGCATTGCTGTATGTCTGTTATTTGCACTGTTAATACATAGTTGTTGCAAGACCTTGGCAGTTAAGGGTCATTAGATGGTAGTGTTGCTTCTTTATGTTAAGAAGTGTTCTCTGTTACATAGGGATGGGACATCGATTGTACTTTCTGATGAGGTAGGGCAGATATATTTACTCAACACAGGTCAGGGTGAGTCTCAAAAGGATGCCAAGTATGATCAGGTACCTACAAATTTTGATCAACTAGTTACCTTCTTTCCCTCGtcctctcttcttttccttcCTCTTTTATCTTTAAGCATGCTTTATGCAATTGATTTATGATGGTTAGTCATTTGCAATATGTGTGGCAGTTCTTTCTCGGGGATTATCGCCCCCTTATCAGAGACAGTTCAGGAAATGTTCTTGATCAGGTTAGTTTCCGCTCATCACAAGGACATAATTGAATGCCTCTTTttgtaaataaattttttatcgGAAACTAAAAATCTCAAGATTTGACATCATTGTGATGGATAATGTCCATtcttttttaattcttattGCAACTGATATTACTTCTCGAGAGTTTTTAATCTTAGTTATGAGCTATGTATTGATGCAGGAGACACAACTTCCTCCTCATCGAAGGAACATCCAAGATCCTCTTTGTGATTCAAGTATGGTtatggatttttcatcaattctTTATGCTATTCTTAGAACTTATTGACATCTGTTCTGATATTATTGGAAATTCTAGGTCTAATTCCTTATCCGGAACCTTATCAAACCATGTACCAGAATCGTCGACTTGGTGCCTTGGGTCTTGAGTGGCATCCTTCATCTATAAATCTTGTTGTTGGCCAAGATATCAGTTTAGGCCAAGATTATCTAATGCCTCCTTTGGAGGATTTGGATAGAATTTTTGAGCCACTACCACAGTTTATAGAACCCATGTACTGGGAACCAGAAAATGAAGCTGTGAGTGATGACCCTGATTCGGAGTACAATGTTGCGGAGGAATGTTTCAGTGAAGGCGAGCGAGATAGTTTGGGTTCCCACTATTCTAGTGAACCTGAACGTAGTGCAGATGACAGTGATCCAGTGGCAGGTAATAAAGATGGTCTTCGCAagtcaagaagaagaaatcatgcCACTGGAGTAAGTAGCTTTCACCTAGTTCACTTTGTGTTTGTGTGCACCGGTGTATATCTGattcttttgattttcagaTGGAGATGACTTCAGGAGGATGTGTCAGAAAGAGAAATTCTGATGAATATGATGGCTCTTTATCTGGAAGCAACAGAGTTAAGAAATCAAAAAGTTGGCGGAAAGCTTCCAAGAGGAAGTCCTCCACAAAATCCTTGAGACCACAACGAGTTGCCGCTCGCAATGCTCTAAGTATGTTctcaaaaatgaatgaaaggtCTACGGATGGGGATGATGTAGATGATTCTGAAGATGATTCTTCAGACAGTGACTTGGTGCTGCAAGATTCAGGGAGCTGGAAATTGGATAGAAACTTCGAGCATCTGAAGGATACACGCAAAGATCAACCATCATTGGTTGGTTCTGAAGATATAGTAAGGACTTCTGAAGTTTCTGAGTTGCAATTAAATTCTGGAAGCAGGAAGAGATTAGTTGTTAAGTTTACTCGTCCTAAAAAGCCCGTCCCTTCAGAAGAAGGCAGACCAATTAGTGGCAAAGAGGCTGATTCTACGAACCCGTCTTTTCAAGAACATACAGAAGAGCACATGGTTGGTATAAGCTCAAAATATGCAGAGTTATCTTCCTCAAATGGCATGGATGATCAGCCATGCCAGAATCACAAAGGTGTTTACACTGCAGAAGGTAGGCATCCTGATAGGGCTGAGGACTGTGCGGTTGAATGTGCAGgtgagaaagggaaaaaaatcggATGGAGAGAGGTTAGGATTTGCACCTCAAAAAGCTCACTATTGGAAGGTGGCATGCCATCTGATGCATACACTGAAAATTTTGATACCCAGAAGGAAAGCTCAAGAGACGTGAATAGGTAAGCTTAACGTGTtaggcttttgaatttttttttcaattgagaaATATTTATTATGGAGGTATGCTTTTGTTTCAGGGAATCCGCTTATATCTAATTTCTCTCATGGATTAATGCACCTAACCCTAAATTGTTTGGGGTCAAAGGCTTTAATGACGATGTTGTTGTGATGCAGGGATGATAAGCAATTTGGAAGTGATGCATTGCAGGAAGCAACTGTTGTGGAAATCAGAAAGCCTTCTCCTGATACTGAGTCGTCACCTCTGATTGACTGTAAACAGAAAGCTGATACTTCCACAACCTCACCTCTAATTGACCACAAACTGAAAGGGAAAGCTGATGCTTCCACAGCCTCCGGTACTGAAAATCTCAAAGAGAACGCTCTACCTAAgttaaaatttataataaaaacgAAAAGTACTTCACATGACTCTAGAAGTCTTTCTAATGTAATAACTGCAGTAGATGAGCAGCACAATGATAGGAGGTATGATGTAATGTCTGGAAGTCACTCATGCATGGTGCATGATCATACTCTGACAGAATCAGAGAAAGGTTCTGGTAGATCAAGTTTTCAGCATTCACTTCAAGCAGATTCAAAGTTGAAGATCGGCAATGTTGttcaggaaaaggaaaaggcaCATGTGGCTAGAACTGATCCATTAGGTTTTTACGGTATTATTGGAGAAGAGACTTCAAGTTTGGCACACTACCATCACTCAGGAACTGATTTATCCGAAGCATCAAGTGACATATTACGTAGGACAAGATCCATGACAATGAAGGCAACTTCGCAAGGGCCAAATTCCAACTGTAGTTTTAAGATGCGAGAAATGCATGGATTCGTGGGATCGTCAAAGAATGAAGGGCGGTTCTCCAAAAAAGCATGTGATCAACAATGGGTATCTGGTTCAAAAGGAGCAGTTAGGTTAAGGTCTTCTAGAAACAAGCAGGGTGACCCAGGCATTTTGACTGGAAAGGAGTCGGAGTCAAATCACGCCATCAGAAAATTATCATGGCTGATGTTGTCAAAGCAGGAGGGGGGTTACTCTTATATCCCTCAGCTTGGTGATGAAGTTGCATATTTAAGACAGGTATTTTCTGATCATTCTCGAATAATTGTTTTATTACTTTCTATTGATTAGTCTTAAGTGtagctttatatatatataattgtttttcAGGGACATCAAGGTTGTATTAGAATGATTGGCTTACCAGATGTAGGCCCTTGGACTAAGGGTAACGTACGTGCGGTTGAGATCTGCAAGGTTAAAAAGCTTTCTTATGCCACTCTTCCTGGTTCTGGGGACTGTTGCTGTAAAATAACATTGAAATTTGTTGATCCTTCATCTGATTTTTTTGGTCAAACATTCGAGTTGACCCTACCTGACCTCATC
Proteins encoded in this window:
- the LOC119999582 gene encoding bromodomain and WD repeat-containing protein 3 isoform X1 is translated as MDFLKFKSSGGASLCNASSNFSNTMLEKNHFEQPGRISHHAVETDVDVDLREVYFLIMHFLSSGPCQRTFGQLFDELLAHQLLPRRYHACYSSNSVGNENDDGDGISLPLSYSKLVERYSHIEKDHLVKLLKQLIMFTASPGHGKVGDSAPNAADVPTLLGSDSFSLLNCDRRVENKRVKPLPAYMRWPHMQADQVRGLSLREIGGGFTKHRRAPSIRSACYAIAKPSTMFQRMQNMKKLRGHRDSVYCAIFDRTGRYVITGSDDRLVKIWSMETAYCLTSCRGHEGDITDLAVSSNNLLVASASNDFVIRVWRIPDGAQISVLRGHTGSVTAIAFSPRPTSVYQLLSSSDDGTCRIWDVRSSQCSPLIYLPNPSAAIGKSNGSSIHGSLFSNGLQSHQILCCAYNANGTFFVTGSSDTYARVWSACKLNVEDSEQPIHELDLLSGHENDVNYVQFSGCAVPTRSSTSDIVKENIPKFKNSWFCHDNIVTCSRDGSAIIWIPRSRRSHGKIGRWVRAYHLRVPPPPLPPQPLRGGPRQRLLPTPRGVNMIIWSLDNHFVLAAIMDCRICVWNAVDGSLVHSLTGHTQSSYVLDVHPFNPRIAMSAGYDGKTIVWDIWEGSPIRTYEVGPYKLVDGKFSPDGTSIVLSDEVGQIYLLNTGQGESQKDAKYDQFFLGDYRPLIRDSSGNVLDQETQLPPHRRNIQDPLCDSSLIPYPEPYQTMYQNRRLGALGLEWHPSSINLVVGQDISLGQDYLMPPLEDLDRIFEPLPQFIEPMYWEPENEAVSDDPDSEYNVAEECFSEGERDSLGSHYSSEPERSADDSDPVAGNKDGLRKSRRRNHATGMEMTSGGCVRKRNSDEYDGSLSGSNRVKKSKSWRKASKRKSSTKSLRPQRVAARNALSMFSKMNERSTDGDDVDDSEDDSSDSDLVLQDSGSWKLDRNFEHLKDTRKDQPSLVGSEDIVRTSEVSELQLNSGSRKRLVVKFTRPKKPVPSEEGRPISGKEADSTNPSFQEHTEEHMVGISSKYAELSSSNGMDDQPCQNHKGVYTAEGRHPDRAEDCAVECAGEKGKKIGWREVRICTSKSSLLEGGMPSDAYTENFDTQKESSRDVNRDDKQFGSDALQEATVVEIRKPSPDTESSPLIDCKQKADTSTTSPLIDHKLKGKADASTASGTENLKENALPKLKFIIKTKSTSHDSRSLSNVITAVDEQHNDRRYDVMSGSHSCMVHDHTLTESEKGSGRSSFQHSLQADSKLKIGNVVQEKEKAHVARTDPLGFYGIIGEETSSLAHYHHSGTDLSEASSDILRRTRSMTMKATSQGPNSNCSFKMREMHGFVGSSKNEGRFSKKACDQQWVSGSKGAVRLRSSRNKQGDPGILTGKESESNHAIRKLSWLMLSKQEGGYSYIPQLGDEVAYLRQGHQGCIRMIGLPDVGPWTKGNVRAVEICKVKKLSYATLPGSGDCCCKITLKFVDPSSDFFGQTFELTLPDLISSPDFVVEKTWFDDSCSRNWANGDKCWVWWRSNENGEGGSWWEGKIISSSAMSDKFPNSPWERYCVQYEGDDEFHLHCPWELHDSVIPLDHAHIDFGNRDKLLDLFAKLEQSVTRHQDCYGFQKLNDAAQKVDFLNRFAVPLYPEIIELRLKNNYYRRVEALKQDIAVMLSNAELYFAKSAQLSAKVKHLKDWFTRKLSRF